The Phycisphaeraceae bacterium genome segment CTCGATCAGGAAATCCTTGGCCTTCAGGTCGAGTTCAAGGGCCATGTTCTTGGCGGAGAGCCGCTCGCGCACCTTGGCCAGTTCGATTTCGATGATGTGGTACAGGTCGTCCTTCACCAGCGGGCGGAAGACGATGACCTCATCGAGGCGGTTGATGAACTCGGGCCGGAAGAACTTCTCGATCTCCGACATGAGCGTGGACTTCATCTTGTCGTAGTCCTGCACCTCGGCGCGCTTGCCGAAGCCGAACGCCGCCCCGCCCTTGATCAGGTCGGCGCCGATGTTCGACGTCATGATGAGGATGGTGTTCTTGAAGTCCACGTGACGGCCGAAGGAATCGGTGAGCCGACCCTCCTCCATGATCTGCAGGAGCATGTTGAAGACGTCGGGGTGGGCCTTCTCGACCTCATCGAGCAGGATGACCGCGTAGGGCCGGCGCCGCACCCGCTCGGTGAGCTGGCCGCCCTCCTCGTAACCCACGTAGCCGGGGGGCGCGCCGATCAGGCGGCTGACGTTGTGCTTCTCCATGTACTCCGACATGTCGAGGTACACGAGGGCGTCGGCGTCGCCGAACATGAACTCGGCCAGCGCCTTGGCCAGCAGCGTCTTGCCCACGCCGGAGGGGCCGACGAAGATGAACGAGCCCATCGGGCGCTTGGGATCCTTGAGCCCCGAGCGCGCCTTGCGGATGGCCCGCGCCACCGCCTTGACCGCCTCGTCCTGCGAGACCACCGTCTTGTGGAGCTCGGCCTCCAGCTGCATGAGCCGGGCCGACTCCTCCTTCTCGAGCCGGGTGAGCGGCACGCCGGTCATCTTGCTGACGACCTCGGCGATGATTTCCGCGTCCACCGTGCCGCCGACCTCCATGGTCTGACGCTTCCACTCCTCCTGGAGCTTCTCCTTGTCCTTGCGCAGTTTCTCCGCCTGGTCGCGCAGTTCGGCGGCCTTCTCATAGTCGGCGTTCTTGACCGCCTCGTCCTTGGCGATGGAGAGACGCTCGATCTTCTCCTCGATCTCGGCCAGGTTCGGCGGCTTGGTCATGGACTTCAGCCGCAGGCGCGCCCCGGCCTCGTCGATCACGTCGATCGACTTGTCCGGCTGCACGCGGGCGGTGATGTAACGGTCCGACAACTCCACCGCCTCGGCGATGGCGTCGTCGGTGATGCGCACGCGATGGTGCTCCTCGTAGCGGGGGCGCAGCCCCTTGAGAATCTCGATGGTCTGGCTCTTGCTGGGCGGCTCGACGATGATCGACTGGAAGCGCCGCTCCAGGGCCGCGTCCTTCTCGATGTACTTGCGGTACTCGTCAAAGGTGGTGGCGCCGATGCACTGGATCTCCCCGCGGCTGAGCGCGGGCTTGAGCACGTTGCTGGCGTCGATGGCGCCTTCCGCGCCGCCCGCGCCGACCAGCGTGTGCAGCTCGTCGATGAACAGGATGACGTTCTTGGCGCGGCGGACTTCGTTCATCACCGCCTTGATGCGCTCCTCGAACTGACCGCGGTACTTGGTGCCGGCGACCATCATCGCCAGGTCGAGCACCACAAGCCGCCGATCGTGCAGCAGGTCCGGTACGTCCTTGCTGACGATGGCCTGGGCCAGCCCTTCCACGATGGCGGTCTTGCCCACGCCCGCCTCACCCAGCAGGACGGGGTTGTTCTTGGTGCGACGGCAGAGCACCTGGATCAGACGCTCGATCTCGTCCTTGCGGCCGATGACCGGATCGAGCTGCCCGGCCCGGGCCAGCTCGGTCAGGTCGCGCCCGAAGGAATCGAGCGCCGGAGTCTTGCTCTTGGTGCGCTGCTGGGGCTGACCGCCTCCGCTGCTGGCGGGCTGTTCGCCCGCGGGCTCCAGCGGGTCACCGGCTTCCTCGCTTTCCACTCCCGCTCCCAGCAGGTTGAGCACTTCCTCACGCACCTGCTCGAGCTTGAGCCCCAGGTTCATGAGCACCTGGGCGGCGACGCCATCGTGCTCGCGCAGCAGCCCGAGCAGCAGGTGCTCGGTGCCGACGTAGTTGTGGTTGAGGTTGCGGGCCTCCTCGATGGCGTACTCGATGACCTTCTTGGCGCGAGGGGTCTGCGGCAACTTGCCCATCGTCACCATCTCGGGCCCGCTCTTGACGAGTTTTTCGACCTCGAGCCGCACCTTGCGCAGATCCACATCGAGGTTCTTGAGCACGTTGGCGCCCACACCCGAACCCTCCTTGACCAGCCCGAGGAGGATGTGCTCCGTGCCGATGTACTCGTGGTTGAAGCGCTGGGCCTCCTGGTTGGCCAGCGCCATCACCTTGCGGGCACGATCAGTGAGTCGTTCGAACATGATCCACTCCATTGGCCGGCCGAGCCGGGTAGGTCGTTGGGGTCAGTGATCCGCCGCCGCCCATTCCTTCAGACACCGTCAGACGGTCGCGGCAACGCGCATCCATTGAAAATGACAGCGAAGCCCGTGCCGAAAGTCCAGAGACGACGTAGTCTTTCTTCGGCGAAGAGTCGCCCCCGGATGACAAATCCGCAGCGCCGGGGCTGCCGGATGCCTTCCCATGCCCATCCTGCATGTCATTCTGGCAGTGCTGTGTCACCTGGGCGCTTCCGGACTTGCGGATGATCTCGATCCGCCGCGAAAGGTCACCTTTCGTCTGGCCGATGGGGTGCGCTTCGTCGGCGACATGACGAAGTGGGATCGGGATTCGTTTGATGGTACGTTTGGAAGGCGGCTCTGGATCGAGCTTCATCCCGATGATGGTTGGCGCCTGTTCCGATCGCTGATGGATGACCAGTCGGCTCGCCACTGGCTGGATCTGGCCCGCGTGTTCATGCAGATCGAGAAGCAGGAGGCGCGGGTAGAAAACGCCCTTCGCACCGCCACGCGTCTCGATCCCGAAGTTGCGCCCGAGATTCCCGCCCTGCGCGCCGAGGCCGTTGAACTTGTCCGCGAACGACGTGAGCGAGAAGAGGCCCGCGCCCGCAACACGCTGCAGACCACGTCGCCCGAGGCGAGGCCCTGGCCAGCCGATCCGTGGCCTGTCCTGACGACGCAGGAGCAGGCGGCCGCGCGCCTCAGCGTGATCGGCGACGCGGAAGCCATGCTCAGGCAGGCGGGTCTGACCCATGAACCCGTCGAGTCCGACTACTTCATCATCTACTCCGATGCTCCGCGCCTGGACGTGGCCGGCTGGGCGGTGCGGCTGGATCGGCGCTGCCGCGAGCTGCTCCAACTGCTGGGAATGGCGGAGAACGTCAATCCCTTCTGGGGCAAGGCCGTGGTCTTCGTGTTCGAGGAAGGGGACCAGTTCCGGCTCTTCGAGGCCGGGGCGTTCCGGTTCTACGCCACCAACGCCATTCAAGCCATCACGCACTACAGCGGCCCGAAGGCATTCATCGTCGCGGCGCGTCAGAAGGACGGCGTGCTGCACGAACATGCCCTTGCCCGCGAGATGGTCCACGCGGTGCTGCACAGAACCCACGCGCCACGCCGTCTGCCCCCGTGGGCCAATGAGGGACTGGCGGAGTTCATCGCGCAGAAGATCATCGACGGATCGACCATTCACGATGGATTGCGGCCCGTGGCGCTGCGGCTCATCCGCACCGGTCAGCCCCTGCGCGACATTGTTGACGCCACCTGGGAGAGCGAGTTCTGGCCGGGGCGCGACAACGCCGGTCCGGCCATCGGGCACCTGATGATCGAGTACCTCGTCAAGTCCAACCACGCCGCCTTCGTGGAGTGGGTGAAACTCAGCAAGACCGGCACGGACTGGCGCGAAGCGATGACACGGACCTTCGGCGGAACCGTCGAACAGTTCCTCGAGGCGTTCGTGCGGTATTTCCGCGTCAACGACTGACCACGGGACGGGAGTCGCCCCTTACTCGTTGCCCCGGGTCGGCAGCCAACGCACATCACAGGGACGTTCATCGGACTGTCCGGGCAAACGCAAGGCGGGACGGCCCGAGTGCATGGAGTCGGTTGACCCGACTTGGTTCCGCGTGAACCAGAGTGCGCGGGCGTGCAACCGCGGAATACCATGCGCCCCATGCGAGCATCAGCCGAAGGCGTTGTGGAGGCCATCTTCATCACTTCCGAACCCGCCGCCCCCATGCGCGAGGTATCGCAGGTCGAAGCAGTGGCGGGAAAGGGTCTCGCCGGAGACCGATACGCGGCCATGGCGGGCACCTTCTCGAAGGAAGGTCACGTCGAGCAGCAGGTGACGCTGATTGAAGCCGAGGCGATCGAGGCGGTGCGGCGGGACTATCAACTCGACTATCGCCCCATCGACTCACGCCGCAACATTCTGACGCGCGGGGTGGCGGTCAATCACCTGGTGGGTCGGGAGTTCACCATCGGCCCGGTCCGGCTTCGCGGGGTGAAACTCGCCGAGCCATGCGGCCACATGGAGAAACTCTGCGGCAAGGAAGGCGCCCGCAAGGCCCTGATCCACCGCGGCGGGCTGCGGGCGGAGATTCTCGCGGGGGGCGCCATCCGAACTGGAGATGCGATCCGGGTGATCCCCTGAACTGCTGGTTTCAGGATGCGGACCCACGCGGTATCATGCCTTGAGGCCGCGACGGATGGCGTACCCCATGAATCGTCGCGGCGAGGTGCTTCATGGCGCGGTTGGATCGAACTCGTCGGTACCTCTGGAACGCGACGCTGGTCGGCTGTCTGCTGGCGGTTGGCCTGCTGGGCGGCGTTCACGCGCGGGCTGATGTAATCGTCCTGCGCGATGGCCGAACGCTCTACGGCGAGGTTGTGTCCGAGACCGACAAGACCGTCGCCTTTCGCCACCAGATCGACGGCGTCTGGACCACGCAGACCATTGACCGAAGCAGCATCAAGGCGCTCTATCCGCAGGAAGGCGATCAGTCAGATGGGGCGGGCAAGCCCGGCGGCGGGGGATCGGACCCGTCCGGTGCTCCGGCCTCTGCGCCAAGGCCGACACCCCAGCGCAGTCCGATGGCCGCGCCGGGGCAGCGCAGGCCGGGCGCGCCGCTGGTGGCGGTGATTCCCCTGCACGGTCAGGTGGGCGGTCTGATGGATGGGAGCACCGCGGGCACCTTCGACGCCATGCTGCTGGAGGGGTGCTTGGAGGAGGCCGAGAAGCAGGGCGCTTCGCTGGTCGTTCTCGACATCCGCAGTCCCGGCGGACTGGTGAGCGACATGGAGGCGATCAGCGAACTGATCCTCGACTGGAACGACCGCCTCCGTCTCGTGGCGTGGCCTGACGAGGCCTTCAGCGCCGCAGCCATCATCACGCTGTGCTGCCGCGACATCATCGTGAGGCCTACGTCGTTGATCGGCGCCGCGACCATCGTTACCCGTGATCGGGAGGGCGGCCTGAGCGCGCTGGACGCCAAGATGGCGTCGCCCCACTACGCCAGGCAGCGACAGTACATGGAGCGCGCGGGGCGTCCCTACGCCGTCGTGGCGGCGATGACGATTCAGGAAGCCGCGCTCTGGTGGTCGCCCGTGGAGGGATTCGTCACCGAGACGCCGCGCGACTCGACGGGGTGGACGGCGGTGGACAGCCCCTCCACCATCCTCACCATGACCGGAAGCGACGCGGTGACGTGGGGGCTCGCCGCCGGCTCCGCGAACAAGCTTGAGGACGTTGTGGCGCTGTGCGGCATTGCGGATGACTATGACGTGCTTGATCTGACGGAGTTCTCGAATCGACAGAATCAGGCGGCGGATCGGCGGCTGAATGACGTGCAGTCGCAGTTCGACGCCTACTTTCGCTCGCTGGCGGCGCTGAACCAGAAGATGATCGGACTGTTCGAGGCCCGCCAGCGCGGCGACGCCCGGTCGGTCGATTCCCTGCGGAAGGACGTGGGACGCGAGATCGGCAAGGTGCGCAACGCCGGGCGTCAGATTGAGCGCGCCGCCAGGGCCGGCGCCTCGCGCAACATCACCGTGCCCAGGGAGTATGTCTCCCAGATCGAACGCGATCAAGACCTGCTCAGTCAGGTTCCCGCGCTGCTGCGATCGGACAGCGCCAGCGACTGGAGCCAGGCGGGGCAGAAGGTCGGAACCGTGCTGCGGGAGTGGCAGAAGATCGTCGGACAGTAACACCTCGGCGGACCAGTCGCCATCAGCGGTTGTCGGACGGCTCGGTATCGGCCGCGGCTGACCCGTGAAGCCGTGGTCCTACCCCGTCCCCCTATACTTGACAGGGGCGCCTTGGATGAACCGATGGTCCGCGAACGCGTCATTCCGCGGCTTGCCGTGACGTTGCCGTTGTCGCTGCTGCTGCATGGCGGGCTGGTATTGCTGTTCGCCGCCCGGGGGCAGGCGGAGCAGTCCGCCCGCGTCAGCCCGGATGCGTCGCTGGAGGCGCCCGAGCGGTCGCCTGAACCGCAACTGGGTCTCGACAAGGAACTTCCCGCCAGCGTGGACTGGGTCGGGTACGACGAGTACCGCAAGCACCTTGCCCGACTGGCTGAAACTGAGCAGGCGGCGATGACTGACAAGCCGCCTCCGGGCGGGCCGGAGGAGTCACCCGATTCGACGGCTCAGGATGTGACGGAGGCCGCCGCACCGTCTCCGCCGGATGTGACGGCATCCGACGTTGCCGGTTCCCCCGCGTCCGAGGACGAGGCCGTGGATCATGACGTTCAGGAACCGGCCGCCGATTCGCGGGAAACCGTCACGGCTGCTCCCGAGGCGGTGCCCATCATGGCGCCGAAGTCGGCCACCGCTGATGTGCCGGAGTCAATGCCGGTCGAGCCGGCGCGGCTCAACCCGCTGCTGGGGCCGGTGGTGGAGCGGATCGAGGAGATGATCCGCGCCTCCGTCGTTGCTCGTGCCGAGGCGTCGTTACAGGAGTCGCCCGCCACGCAGTCCCGACCGACGCAATCGCCATCCGAGACGCCGCCGCCCGTCCCCGCCGCGCCATCGGCTCCATCCGTGCCGCCGGGTCAGCCGGTGGAGCATCACGATGAAACGGGGGATGTGACCGATCGGCAGTCCGACGCCACGTCGCGGCTGGACGTGACGCGCGATCAGTGGCAGATGGGCAAACCCCTGGCGGGCAAGGGCGTCGAACTCAAGCCGCGACGGGCCGAGGTGCCGCTCTTCACCCGTTTCACTGCGGCGATCAGAGCCAACCCGATCTGCCGCATGGAGTTTGATCGCGGCGGCAGGGTGGTGCGCGCCATGATCCTGGGGCCGTCAGGCGATCCGCGGGTGGATGAGAACATTCTCAACTCGCTCTACAGCTGGCGGGCGTCCGGCGCGTCCATCGAGGCGCTGGGGGACAACGATGTCTTCGTCGTGGAGCTTCGCTACGTGCTGATGTCAGGGCGATGATGGCGCCCCCGCGGGTTCTTGCGCGTCCCGTCAGCCCTTCACCAGGTCGGCGTTGGTGGGAAAGCGTTTGAGCGCGTTGAGCAGCTGCTCGATCTGCACGTGGGGCGGCATGTTGATGAGCCGACGTCGCAGCGCGGTGACGGTCTTGAGTTCCTGCTCGTTGAGCAGCAGGTGCTCCTTGCGTGTGCCGCTGGCGGCCAGGTTGATGGCGGGAAAGAGGCGTCGCTCGGCGATGGATCGGTCGAGAATCAACTCCATGTTGCCGGTGCCCTTGAACTCCTCAAAGATGATCTGATCGGCCCGCGAGCCGGTGTCGACAAGGCAGGTGGCGATGATGGTGAGCGAGCCGCCTTCCTCCGCCTTGCGGGCGGAGCCGAAGAGTTGCTTGGGCACCTCCAGGGCGCGGGAATCCAGCCCGCCCGACATGGTGCGCCCGCTGCTGGCGTAGCGGCGCGAGTTGTTGAACGCCCGGCCCACGCGAGTCAGCGAGTCGAGCAGCACCACCACGTCGCGCCCGTCCTCGATGAGCCGCTTGGCCCGGTCGATGGCGGTGATGGCGAGGTTGATGTGCGTCTCGATGTCCTGATCGTTGGACGAGGCAAGCACCTGTGCCGGCACGTTGCGCTTGAAGTCGGTCACTTCCTCGGGACGTTCGTCGATGAGCAGGGCGATGAGCTCGACGTTCGGGTGATTGCGGGCGATGCCCGAGGCGATGTTCTGCAGCAGAATGGTCTTGCCCGCCTTGGGCGGCGCCACGATCAATCCACGCGTGCCGAAACCAATGGGGCAGAACAGATCAATCAGGCGGCACGACGGGGCGCAGCCGGGATGCTCCAGGGTCATGCGCGGCTGGGGATCGAGCGGCGTGAGATCCTCGAATCGCTTGCGAGGCGGGCCGGGCGCCGGTGGCGATGGCGCCGCGTTGGAATCGCGTGGCGCCTCGGGATGGGCGGCCTCGCCATCCGGCCCCACGCTCTCCACCGTCACCACCTGATCGACAGCGGGACGCGAGCCGCCGCCCCGTCGGCGACGGCGGCGCCTGGACCTTCGATGATTCACGTCGTTCTCCCGCGGCTGCCCGGCGCGCAGCAGGGATGGATGGTCGGACACCGCCGGTGCGTTTGTTTCATTCATGGGTGCGTTCTGCACGCTTGTCTCGATCTGCCCCGATGGACGACCGGCCTGCACGGCGGGGCGCGTGGATCAGAAGCATCCTTGGCGCTGCTCGCCGGCTCCGCCGCGCTCCAGCGCGACTCGCCGAACGTCCTGCCGACCCGCAAGTCGGTCGGACTGGATGGATTGAACTCGCCATCCCGGGAGGCGCTCAGGCCTGCGAAGCCGGCGCTCTCTCGGGAATAGTCAACAGTCAAACGGGACCAAAGTCAAGTCCAATCCTGCTATCGGACGTTCTTTGGCCGTCCTTGAGAGATCACGTGGTCTTCCGTGCCCTCTCCTGGGCGGACATGGCGGCTGCGATCCGTCCGGCCAGGGATGCGTTGGCGAGCAACAGCCCGATATTGGCCCGAAGCGAAGCGCCGTGGGTGAGTCGCGCAATCTGATCAAGCAGGGCGGGCGTGCGCGCCGCTCCCTCGATGCCGGCACGCCTGGCGTCGGCCTCCGCCCGCGCCGCCGCCGCCTCGTAGGCCTGGATCGGCACGGCCAGCGTGGGATCGACTGGCTGCACCACCAGCACGGCGGATGGATTCCCGAGCGCCCAGTGCATCAGGCAGGCACGGGCGATCTCATCGGGCGAATCCAGTTGGTGGGGGAGCGGCAGCGCGGGGTCGGGCGGGCAGACGAAGCGCGGGAAGTGTGAGACGCCGCAGCCGATGACGGGCACGCCGAGCGATTCGAGAATCTCGAACGTCGCGGGCACGTCCAGGATCGACTTGGCTCCGGCGCACACCACGCACACCGGCGTCTGAGCGAGGGCGATCAGGTCGCCGGAGACATCGGGGCGTGTTGTCCAGCCCGGATGGACGCCCCCGATGCCGCCCGTGGCGAAGACGCGGATGGGCACGGGCGTGACGG includes the following:
- a CDS encoding ATP-dependent Clp protease ATP-binding subunit, which encodes MFERLTDRARKVMALANQEAQRFNHEYIGTEHILLGLVKEGSGVGANVLKNLDVDLRKVRLEVEKLVKSGPEMVTMGKLPQTPRAKKVIEYAIEEARNLNHNYVGTEHLLLGLLREHDGVAAQVLMNLGLKLEQVREEVLNLLGAGVESEEAGDPLEPAGEQPASSGGGQPQQRTKSKTPALDSFGRDLTELARAGQLDPVIGRKDEIERLIQVLCRRTKNNPVLLGEAGVGKTAIVEGLAQAIVSKDVPDLLHDRRLVVLDLAMMVAGTKYRGQFEERIKAVMNEVRRAKNVILFIDELHTLVGAGGAEGAIDASNVLKPALSRGEIQCIGATTFDEYRKYIEKDAALERRFQSIIVEPPSKSQTIEILKGLRPRYEEHHRVRITDDAIAEAVELSDRYITARVQPDKSIDVIDEAGARLRLKSMTKPPNLAEIEEKIERLSIAKDEAVKNADYEKAAELRDQAEKLRKDKEKLQEEWKRQTMEVGGTVDAEIIAEVVSKMTGVPLTRLEKEESARLMQLEAELHKTVVSQDEAVKAVARAIRKARSGLKDPKRPMGSFIFVGPSGVGKTLLAKALAEFMFGDADALVYLDMSEYMEKHNVSRLIGAPPGYVGYEEGGQLTERVRRRPYAVILLDEVEKAHPDVFNMLLQIMEEGRLTDSFGRHVDFKNTILIMTSNIGADLIKGGAAFGFGKRAEVQDYDKMKSTLMSEIEKFFRPEFINRLDEVIVFRPLVKDDLYHIIEIELAKVRERLSAKNMALELDLKAKDFLIEKGFNPDFGARPLRRAIGTYVEDPLAESLLTGDFHSGQKIIVTRKDEAENLYFVAEDLPAPTPATEPKAEEPPKKAAAAAASGKK
- a CDS encoding MOSC domain-containing protein, translated to MRASAEGVVEAIFITSEPAAPMREVSQVEAVAGKGLAGDRYAAMAGTFSKEGHVEQQVTLIEAEAIEAVRRDYQLDYRPIDSRRNILTRGVAVNHLVGREFTIGPVRLRGVKLAEPCGHMEKLCGKEGARKALIHRGGLRAEILAGGAIRTGDAIRVIP
- the rho gene encoding transcription termination factor Rho, with the protein product MNETNAPAVSDHPSLLRAGQPRENDVNHRRSRRRRRRRGGGSRPAVDQVVTVESVGPDGEAAHPEAPRDSNAAPSPPAPGPPRKRFEDLTPLDPQPRMTLEHPGCAPSCRLIDLFCPIGFGTRGLIVAPPKAGKTILLQNIASGIARNHPNVELIALLIDERPEEVTDFKRNVPAQVLASSNDQDIETHINLAITAIDRAKRLIEDGRDVVVLLDSLTRVGRAFNNSRRYASSGRTMSGGLDSRALEVPKQLFGSARKAEEGGSLTIIATCLVDTGSRADQIIFEEFKGTGNMELILDRSIAERRLFPAINLAASGTRKEHLLLNEQELKTVTALRRRLINMPPHVQIEQLLNALKRFPTNADLVKG
- a CDS encoding pseudouridine-5'-phosphate glycosidase; its protein translation is MIELSTEVAAALTEGRPVVGLETAVVTHGLPRTPWPATLPLPHDRWRPGEPINVEAARAMSRAVLAAGAAPALTAVLRGALRAGLSESAIAELACDPAVFKASARDLGPLLVRGASAGTTVAGAIATCAAVTPVPIRVFATGGIGGVHPGWTTRPDVSGDLIALAQTPVCVVCAGAKSILDVPATFEILESLGVPVIGCGVSHFPRFVCPPDPALPLPHQLDSPDEIARACLMHWALGNPSAVLVVQPVDPTLAVPIQAYEAAAARAEADARRAGIEGAARTPALLDQIARLTHGASLRANIGLLLANASLAGRIAAAMSAQERARKTT